From Camelina sativa cultivar DH55 chromosome 7, Cs, whole genome shotgun sequence, one genomic window encodes:
- the LOC104700951 gene encoding cysteine protease inhibitor WSCP-like — protein MNKPSVVSFLITLLLAAAVCTQAGEPVKVTVETDLKTDQQYYIQPVNTNVPGGGLVPAPPTLGSLCPLGIVQTAITFIPGVPVTFSFPNPTTKTTISTDDYVNIEFKSKFWLCDQLSKFWKVDESSSATEEPSILVGGTKQEQNSWFKIEKAGTNTYKLTSFSGPIGTKPGGFGVPQLVLTNDKAKTLLVKFKKVDEATITTSTSLRMFPF, from the coding sequence atgaataaACCTTCAGTGGTCTCTtttctcatcactctcctgTTAGCTGCAGCTGTCTGCACCCAAGCAGGCGAACCGGTGAAGGTAACTGTTGAAACTGATCTTAAAACCGATCAACAATACTACATCCAGCCAGTCAATACCAACGTCCCCGGAGGTGGTCTTGTCCCAGCCCCCCCTACACTAGGTTCCTTATGTCCACTTGGCATTGTCCAAACAGCCATTACGTTCATACCAGGCGTACCAGTTACCTTCTCATTTCCAAACCCAACCACGAAAACAACCATTTCTACAGATGATTATGTAAATATTGAGTTTAAGTCCAAATTCTGGCTCTGCGATCAGCTTTCCAAGTTTTGGAAAGTCGATGAATCCTCATCAGCTACCGAAGAGCCTTCCATTCTCGTTGGTGGTACAAAGCAGGAACAGAATAGCTGGTTCAAGATTGAGAAAGCCGGAACAAACACCTATAAGCTGACCAGCTTTTCCGGACCTATTGGAACTAAGCCAGGAGGTTTTGGGGTACCACAACTAGTTCTCACCAATGATAAGGCTAAAACCTTACTCGTCAAATTCAAAAAGGTTGATGAAGCGACTATTACTACTTCTACTTCTCTAAGAATGTTCCCGTTCTAG